Proteins found in one Serratia plymuthica genomic segment:
- a CDS encoding phosphatase PAP2 family protein: MKIILFRLRQMLLGWGFVGVIYSSADLWQGVGQRLSPSAIDRWIPFSPAAVWLYLSFFILIPLGYLLAPVHRVKWLATAMQLTALGAGAIYLLWPTTMAYPVDSGTGLSSEALAALIGVDSAQNCLPSLHMALTLLAVWALSDRQRKVRTALLAVWAVAIAVSILQLRRHLFVDLASGALLAWLAGWLALRIKGARRDRVKGEAG, from the coding sequence ATGAAAATAATCCTGTTTCGGTTAAGGCAAATGTTGTTGGGCTGGGGATTTGTTGGGGTGATTTATTCCAGCGCCGATCTGTGGCAAGGGGTAGGGCAACGGTTATCGCCTTCGGCGATTGACCGCTGGATCCCCTTCAGCCCGGCTGCCGTTTGGTTGTATCTGTCTTTCTTTATCCTCATTCCGCTGGGGTATTTGCTGGCACCGGTTCATCGGGTCAAATGGCTGGCAACGGCCATGCAACTGACCGCTCTGGGGGCCGGCGCCATATACCTGTTGTGGCCGACCACGATGGCATATCCGGTGGATAGCGGCACCGGTTTAAGCTCCGAGGCGCTGGCGGCGCTGATTGGGGTAGATTCAGCGCAAAATTGCCTGCCCTCGCTGCATATGGCGCTGACGCTGCTGGCGGTTTGGGCGCTCAGCGACCGGCAGCGTAAGGTGAGGACGGCGCTTTTGGCGGTTTGGGCGGTGGCGATCGCCGTTTCAATTTTGCAACTGCGCCGCCATTTGTTTGTCGATCTGGCGAGCGGGGCGCTACTGGCTTGGCTGGCCGGCTGGTTGGCCCTGCGCATTAAAGGCGCCCGGCGAGACAGGGTAAAAGGAGAGGCAGGATGA